CTGGGCGTACGCCCGGGACCTGTTCCAGACCCCGGGCTTCGGCGAGACGGTGGACTTCGACCACATCAAGCGGCACTACTACGCCACCCACGAGATGATCAACCCGACCCGGATCGTGCCGCTCGGTCCGGACCTGCACGGCTGGACCACGCCGCACGGGCGTGGCTGATCCGGGCGTCGCCCGGGCCGCCGCCGCGGCCGCGGCGGCCGGCTGCGTGGTGGCCGGGGTGGTCGCGGTGACGATCGCCGTGGTCGCCGGTCCCGGTCCGGGCCTGACCGGGTACGTCAGCGAGGCCGGCGTCACCGACAGCGGGTACGCCAGGGCGTACCGGATCGGGGTGTTCGCCCTGGCGGCGGCGCTGCTGCTGCTCGCCGCGGCGCTGCCCCCGGCGCTGCGGACCGCGGCCGCGCTGCTCGTGGCCGGCGCCGCCGGCACGGCGCTCTCCGGCACGGTGACCTGCTCCACCGGCTGCCCGCTGCCGCCGTTCGAGGCCGCCACGCTGGCCGACCTGGTGCACGGCGGCGCGAGCATCGCGGCCACCGCCGCGGTGGTCTTCGCCATGCTGGCGCTGGTCCTCAGCCCGCCGGCGGGCCGGGCGCTGCGCCGGGTCGCCGGGGTGGGCGCGGCCCTGGCGCTGCCGCTGTCCGGGGCGGTCGGGCTGGCCATGCTGCTGGCCGGGCGTGGCGGCCTTGTCGGGGTGCTGGAGCGGCTGCTGCTCGCGGTGGCCGCCGCCTGGGGGCTGGCCACCGCCGCGGTGCTGGGCCTGGCGCACCGGCGCGCCATCGTGACAAACGGATCACCGGACCGCGAACCGCCCCTGTAAGGATCGTCACGCCTACCGCTCCTTCCAGCTGGGAGCCGGCTGGGAGTAGCGTCGGCAGGCGATGACCAACGTCTGGCACCTCACCGAGCGCCTGTACGTCGACCTCCGACGGCAGGCCAGCGGCGTCTGTCCGGCGCAGCCCCTCTCCTGACGCTGCCCCGTTCACCCCACCAGACCTTGGACGCATTCTCATGGCTTCCGCCTTGCGCAAGATCCCCTTTTCCGTGCAGATCCTGCTCGGCCTCGTGCTCGGCGTGGCGCTCGGCTTCCTCGCCCGCGCCAACGACCTCGCCTGGCTGACCAGCACCCTCGACACCGTCGGCCACCTCTTCGTCCAGCTGCTCAAGCTGGCCGTGCCGCCGCTGGTCTTCACCGCCATCGTGGTCAGCGTGGTCAGCCTGCGCGGCGTGACCAACGCCGCCCGGCTGGCCCTCAAGACGCTGCTCTGGTTCGGCATCACCGCGCTGATCGCGGTGAGCCTCGGCATCGGCCTCGGCCTGCTCACCGACCCCGGCAAGGGCGTCACGCTCGACCTGGCCGGCGCCGCCGCGCCCAAGAAGACCGGCTCCTGGACCGACTTCCTGACCGGCATCGTGCCGACCAACCCGGTCGGCGCGTTCGTCGAGGGGAACGTCCTCCAGATCGTCTTCCTCGCCCTCGTGGTGGGCGCCGCCGCGCTGCTCATCGGTGAGGCCGCCGAGCCGTTCGTGACGCTCAACCGCTCGGTGCTGGCCATCGTGCAGAAGGCGCTCTGGTGGGTCATCCGGCTCGCCCCGATCGGCACCCTCGGCCTGATCGGCAACGCCGTCGCCTCGTACGGCTGGGACCTGCTGGCCCCGCTCGCCAAGTTCACCACCGCCGTGTATGTCGGCTGCGCGATCGTGCTCTTCGTCGTGTACCCGGTGCTGCTGGTGGCCGCCGGCCGGCTCAACCCGCTGCGCTTCTTCGCCGGCGCCTGGCCCGCCATCGAGCTGGCCTTCGTCTCCCGCTCCTCGGTGGGCACCATGCCGGTGACCCAGCGCTCGGTCGAGCGCCTCGGCGTCCCCCGCGAGTACGCCTCCTTCGCGGTGCCGTTCGGCGCCACCACGAAGATGGACGGCTGCGCCGCGATCTACCCGGCCCTGGCGGCGATCTTCGTGGCGCAGGTCTTCGGGGTGCACCTGGGCGTCGCCGACTACCTGCTGATCGCCTTCGTCTCGGTGGTCGGCTCGGCCGCCACCGCCGGCCTGACCGGCGCGAT
This sequence is a window from Micromonospora sp. NBRC 110009. Protein-coding genes within it:
- a CDS encoding DUF998 domain-containing protein encodes the protein MADPGVARAAAAAAAAGCVVAGVVAVTIAVVAGPGPGLTGYVSEAGVTDSGYARAYRIGVFALAAALLLLAAALPPALRTAAALLVAGAAGTALSGTVTCSTGCPLPPFEAATLADLVHGGASIAATAAVVFAMLALVLSPPAGRALRRVAGVGAALALPLSGAVGLAMLLAGRGGLVGVLERLLLAVAAAWGLATAAVLGLAHRRAIVTNGSPDREPPL
- a CDS encoding dicarboxylate/amino acid:cation symporter — translated: MRKIPFSVQILLGLVLGVALGFLARANDLAWLTSTLDTVGHLFVQLLKLAVPPLVFTAIVVSVVSLRGVTNAARLALKTLLWFGITALIAVSLGIGLGLLTDPGKGVTLDLAGAAAPKKTGSWTDFLTGIVPTNPVGAFVEGNVLQIVFLALVVGAAALLIGEAAEPFVTLNRSVLAIVQKALWWVIRLAPIGTLGLIGNAVASYGWDLLAPLAKFTTAVYVGCAIVLFVVYPVLLVAAGRLNPLRFFAGAWPAIELAFVSRSSVGTMPVTQRSVERLGVPREYASFAVPFGATTKMDGCAAIYPALAAIFVAQVFGVHLGVADYLLIAFVSVVGSAATAGLTGAIVMLTLTLSTLGLPLAGAGLLLAIDPILDMIRTATNVAGQVLVPTIVAAREGTLDRTAYDSAGKRDLIEADKADRPAERLAPVPA